A single genomic interval of Halomonas sp. GT harbors:
- a CDS encoding glutathione S-transferase family protein: MMITVYGFGKVTHKVIGITRDLRVLWALEECQLRYRVQGLDDVAGELYNPEYLKINPFGKVPAIDHDGLILFESGAIVTYLAEQSGRLMPSGERERAKALQWAFAALDTVEPPITQIAVIDLFEVDANWAKQRRPALVQSAHENLNVLEHALSDTKYLLGDQFTYPDILMTSALSQILHTNLIDTFPNVATYLGRCHDRPAWLRCIDEYHRRLAA, translated from the coding sequence ATGATGATTACTGTGTATGGATTCGGAAAAGTTACCCACAAAGTCATTGGCATTACGAGAGACCTGCGTGTGCTTTGGGCGCTTGAGGAGTGCCAATTACGTTATCGGGTTCAAGGACTAGATGACGTCGCTGGGGAGCTATATAACCCTGAATATTTAAAGATCAACCCATTCGGTAAAGTGCCTGCCATTGACCATGATGGCCTCATCCTCTTTGAATCAGGTGCCATAGTGACCTATCTGGCTGAGCAGTCAGGGAGGCTAATGCCCTCAGGTGAAAGAGAGCGAGCAAAAGCTTTGCAATGGGCGTTTGCTGCACTGGATACGGTTGAACCGCCTATCACACAGATTGCCGTGATTGATCTGTTTGAAGTAGATGCTAATTGGGCAAAGCAACGACGTCCTGCATTGGTGCAGTCGGCTCATGAGAATCTAAATGTGTTAGAGCATGCGCTAAGTGACACTAAGTATTTGCTTGGGGACCAGTTCACCTATCCCGATATTCTGATGACGTCTGCACTAAGTCAGATTCTGCACACAAACCTCATAGACACATTTCCCAATGTGGCTACGTATTTAGGGCGTTGTCATGATCGTCCTGCCTGGCTACGTTGCATCGATGAATACCATCGACGCTTGGCTGCCTAG
- a CDS encoding GNAT family N-acetyltransferase produces MALHFQKTQSNDVSALFEVRSKTRDNPISKQQLAQMGITHAAVVEGLESGELYSWVCVNQDSVVGFCTGDMATGEVLVLSVLPDFEGQGVGKQLLSNVVEQLQRNGANPVWLAADSNARVRAHGFYRRLGWLPTGDVLENGDEVLALRVT; encoded by the coding sequence ATGGCGCTGCACTTTCAAAAAACGCAAAGCAATGATGTGAGCGCGCTTTTTGAGGTACGCAGTAAAACCCGTGATAACCCCATTTCCAAGCAGCAGTTAGCGCAAATGGGGATCACCCATGCTGCAGTCGTTGAAGGACTTGAGTCTGGGGAGCTTTATAGCTGGGTATGTGTAAACCAAGATAGCGTTGTTGGGTTTTGTACAGGCGATATGGCGACGGGGGAAGTGTTGGTTCTCTCGGTGTTACCTGATTTTGAGGGGCAGGGGGTTGGGAAGCAGCTGCTTAGTAACGTGGTCGAGCAACTCCAGCGCAACGGTGCAAATCCGGTTTGGCTGGCAGCCGATAGTAACGCGCGGGTTCGCGCTCATGGGTTTTATCGTCGGTTGGGATGGCTGCCTACGGGTGACGTGCTAGAAAATGGTGATGAAGTTTTGGCGTTGCGCGTAACATAA